In Cheilinus undulatus linkage group 3, ASM1832078v1, whole genome shotgun sequence, the genomic window AGTGTGTTAAAGAAATGTACTTTCATGAGGAAAAAATACGCTCCCCAAAAAACCTCCaccaaaatattcaaaagtgatgaaaattagTGGGTGATACCCTGCTGGTGTTGTGGTTATGACCAGAAACTCATTCCtcctaaaaatgtttaacacCCTAAAAGGTCCATGTTACATTTACCCTGCATTAATTCACTTCTCATAAATTTCAGGAGTTTAGTGCATGGaggaaaacagaacaaaagcaaacaatGAACTACAAGAAGTGAAGTCCATAGTAGTAAGAGTCATGGTGATACATCCCTGTGTAGTGGTCTGTTCTAATATCACAGTCCTAATGTTTGGTGTATTGTAAAAATCAGATCTACTACAGCTAGGTTAgatatattctgttttttttgtacatAATAAACCTTTGGAATATCCCTACTCTTAACACCTTTGATGTAGGTGATGTTTCCCAGACGTTTATTCACTTATTGAACAGCGTGCCATTGTGTGGGATTGACCGTGCAATCATCAGATGACATCTgctcaaagaaaacaaatagttttatttcatttcactgCTAGACTCAAGCTCGTCTCCAAGGCAACTGCAGGCTGACTGAGAGAATGCTTTCTGTTGACATGGTAACAAGGCACCTCCTACCACACGTTTTACAGCGTCCACAGACGGCTCATAGTCCTGCAGGGTGGGAGAATATTTCAGGCATGCTTACATGTTTAACTGAAATAATGATATGTTTTAAATCTAAAGGTTCTAAagtctatgttgattttttcaCAGATGTTTCCCTTATAAAAGTGAGCAAGCACTTAATGTTACTGATAGATGATATTTTGGCAGTGTTACTCTGGTTACCAGGATACAAGGTTGAGTCAAGTTCCACAGCTGATAGTCCGGAACGACTAGAGAccaagaaaatgtgttttgctACACCTACTGGCCTCACAGATGCTGTTTCTCAGTAATGttcaaacaactttttaatcccaaaCATGAAGTTATTTCTCCATGTGGATATGACTGACAAACATGAggccaaacattttgataaCTGTTTGTAAGATGACAGAATTTCTTAAAAATCCTCTGAAAGCAAAAGCCATGTTAAAGAATTAAAACTTTAATACATCTTAAATCCCTTCGGACAAGAATCTCTTCACTGCTCTGTCAGATAATACCTTATTTTATAACAAGTCGCCGTCCTCTGCACAGCCATAACCTCAGACTGAAGGCACCCTGGAGTAATTTCAAAGTTTACTTCATTGGTGTTTGAATGGGTCCCTTGATGCACAAGTGCACATGTATAATGACTAATAACAGAGGTATCATTTGAATAGGCCTGTTACTCTAACAGGCTCAACTACCATTCATCTGAATATATTAtactacattttagtctttcttGCCAGCATTTAAACTGATGAGCCACATCGCAGAAGGTGGCAACTGAGAGACTGTGTGTGGGTGGGCGCTGAATGCTGGAGGCCTACATCCACTTGCATGTTCAGCTATGTCTTTTTGAAGCTAAAGAATAGCAGTCTCATGCCCCACATTTGTCTTCAGCATCACTAGCATTAACAGCTCTACTTCCAACTGACAATACTGAGTATTTATCAGTCATTATTAATGAGAAATGATGGTATAATCCTCTCCATATCCCTCAGTGAGATTGTTTATAGGGGTAGCTTGGTAATGACCATTTTCAGGGGTAGTAATTATGTGTTTTACATGCAAACATCCTGATTTTAGGAATATCATTTGGAATATTTAGCAtcaaacatgtcaaaaaaagAATATTGTGCTGTTTGAACACCTAATTTTGGTTTCTGAACATAATTTCTTGGTATAAAAGGTGGCAGCTGGTTTGGATAGGAGCCTACATTGAACATTACacttacactatattgccaaaagtattgacTCACCTGCCTTaactggcatatgaacttacGTGACAtcccatagggtttaatatgacatcagtcCACTCTTTGCacctataacagcttcaactcttctgggaaggctttccataaggtttaggagtgtgtttatgggaatttttgaccattcttctagagatgcatttgtgaggtcacacactgatgttggatgagaaggcctggctctgaGTCTCccctctaattcatcccaaaagtgttcTTTCGGGTTGAGGtgaggactctgtgcaggccagtcaagttcaaccacaccaaactctctcatccatgtctttatggaccttgctttgtgcactggtgcacagtcatgttggaacaggaaggaggaaggggccatccccaaactgttcccacaaagttgggagcatggaattgtccaaaatctcttggtatgctgaagcattcagagttggCGACCttcagaaagttggcgacctctgcgcagtatgcgcctcagcatccactgaccccgctctgtcgttttacgtggcctaccactttgtggctgagttgctgtcgttcccgatcgcttccactttgttataataccactgacagttgactgtggaatatttaggagcaaggaaatttcaccactggacttattgcacaggtggcatcctatcacagtacaaTGCTGGAATtaactgagctcctgagagtgacccgttctttcacaaatgtttgtataaACAGTCTGCATGCAGGTGCTTGAttgtatacacctgtggccatggaagtgattggaacacctgatttcaattatttggatgggtgagtgaatacttttggcaatatagtgtatattcaAAAATCTATACAGTGTCATGGTCAGGCAAACAGGTGGGTTTCTCCAGTCAACACAATAGGCCAAAgaacattaaacatgaaaacaagataatgctcataaacattttaatagATTTATAAGCACAAACGTACTTTAGTACTGACTCCTATGTAGCTCACAAAAAGCCTGATCAAAGCCTGAGCAGAGGCTGATTGCTCTTCTTTCTTTATAACTTTGAGATGCTGTGCATGTGCACCCTCTGCTGGGTCATCAGAGTAAGTTTACAAAGCTGGTGTAATGTCTCATATGTTTAGAAATTCTTTACAAGTTCAGGGGAATTGGACAATCATTAAAGATTTAACATTTAAGTAAGGGAAAACCATTATTCTCTTTACTTTCTCTTTGACTGGTCACACTCTATATTTGTGTCAGTaattataacaaaaaatgtcccaaaaatAGAAATCATACAGTGTGACAAGAGTTTGTGATATTTGGAGGACCAGTTTATCTGAAATACTGGGGAAGAAAGGtttgtgtttaaataaatagaACACACAACTCAGAAACACCAATGAGATATTGCTGAAAGCAGTTTATATTCATATCTTACAACTCAACACTGGGttttctgtatattttgtctttttcaaactatttttttgtcaatcaaGGCAAGAAAACAGCTGGAAGCCCCTTTTGTAAGTATCTTGGTGACATGGCAACactcctgaaaatgtaaaaataacactGGAGATGTTTGCCATAACATAAAAGACAAACTCAAACAGAATTAAACCTACCTTCCCTTGCATAGGCTTAGTTAAAAGCTCTATGCACGGAGCTGACCCTGTCTGtgagtgggaaaaaaatatgttactaaattttgaaatttagaaaagaaaaaacaatgtcCAAAGCTGACACCCACCAATATATGCAAGCCTCgctaaaaatgtcaataaatgaCAGTAGGCCAATGCATCGTTTTTCTTCTGAGACTCGTTCAAAACAAGACAGAGCATCAGccaggagaaagaaaaaaagaatggaaaaaaaagaaattttgcaCTGTAATGTCTGAACCAAATAAATGTTATTAGCTATTCAATGCACCCTCTGATAGGACTATTTTGTAAATTAgctaaaagcaaaaaacaaaacaaaaaaataacagttataacaatttattaaaggaaattcGCCAAAGAGCATAACATTAGTCGCTACTTCTCCGGATTATAGTTATTGCATTTAACTGTCTTTTGGCCCATTTCCATATGTAAGCAGGATATATATCGACACTGAAAGCGCTCATTTCAAACTAACTACAATAGATTGATTATTTGCCCCCATTGTGAAAACAGTCACTTGGCACTAGCTTGGCCACTTCATGCACACGGCGCTGTCGCACTCCGCAGTGTTTTTCAGCTGTGACGTAAGACGCATTTACGTGCAACGTAACTCACGTTAGGTCTGGAAGCGCCATTGAAAGTTTGCAGTGGATCTGTAtaattttttaactgttttgcgCGCAATAAATACAACAGAATCAATCTGTCTTGTTCTGCATTGTTGAACGGTACGTCCAGCCCTATTGGAGGTTTAATCTGTGctttaaatgctgttattttgctCTGACTTAAGTAGCAAcaaagctaacgttagcaatGCTAAACACAAGCTCCATTCATTTGTTGTAGCTGGCCACAGGTAACGGCGTGTTTGAAACACTAGTTATACACAGCTACAGATCAAGTGTTTGCTTTAATACTTTACTAACTTCATACTTAAATTACTCTGTAATCACGTTAAACGGTCACATGTAAACTGCAGCTAACGTGAAAGTAAGATAAAGTGTCACCACTGTGTCTGTCTTTACAGCTTAGGTGTCTGGTTAAACTGATCCGTCATGTATCGCCCCAAACCTACACTGAAAGACCGTCAGCACCTGTACAAGTTGATCATCAGCCAGCTGCTCTATGATGGATACACAAACATCGCCAATAGTCTAATCAATGAGGTCAAACCACAAAGTGTAGTGTCGCCTTCAGAGCAGCTGATGCAGCTGGCAAAGATAGGTAAGACCTGTCtacagtgggtttttttttcttgcatattGCAGCTATGTGTGAGGGTATACTTATAAAAATACCTTTTTACAGGGATGGAGAATGATGACAGTGCAGTTCAGTATGCAATTGGACGCTCAGATACTGTAGCCCCTGGTGTGGGTATCGATCTGGAATTTGATGCAGATGTCCAGACCATGTCTCCAGAGGCATCAGAGTATGAAACCTGCTATGTAACATCTCACAAGGGTCCGTGCCGTGTTGCTTCATACAGCCGTGATGGCCAACTGATTGCTACTGGTTCTGCTGATGCTTCTATCAAGATCCTGGATACTGAACGCATGCTGGCCAAGAGTGCCATGCCTATTGAGGTGAGACAGATTTGAGGCTAGAgctctcttgtttttttcccaactagcagacatttattaaaatgttttatgccTTTCATCCACCAGGTGATGATGAATGAGACAGCACAGCAAAACATGGAGAACCACCCTGTGATTCGAACACTGTATGACCATGTAGATGAAGTCACCTGCCTCGCCTTCCATCCAACGGAACAAATTCTAGCCTCTGGCTCCAGAGATTACACGCTCAAACTATTCGACTACTCAAAGCCCTCCGCAAAAAGAGCATTCAAATATATACAGGTATTATATTCAAAATGTGCCTATTTTTACatgatgtttgtatttttgtcataGGAAATTTGTTTTTGAAGGTGGCCCAGCTGGACAGGAATGGATTAAGTTGAAACTGAGAGGGTAGAGAGTTGTAGAGAACAGTAATGATAGGTACCATTCTGGAGTCTAATCCTGTCTTAAACCATTCTCCTACAGGAAGCAGAAATGCTGCGTTCCATCTCCTTTCACCCATCGGGAGACTTCTTGCTGGTAGGAACGCAGCACCCCACCCTCCGCCTCTACGATGTCAACACCTTCCAGTGCTTTGTGTCCTGCAACCCTCTCGACCAGCACACAGACACCATCAGTGGTGTTAGCTACAACCCCTCTGCCAACAGCTATGTCACCTGCAGCAAGGATGGCAGCATCAAGCTGTGGGACGGTGTCTCCAACCGCTGCGTTACCACCTTCGAGAAGGCCCACGATGGGGCTGAGGTCTGCTCAGCCATCTTCTCCAAGAACTCAAAATACATCCTGTCCAGCGGCAAAGATTCTGTGGTTAAACTTTGGGAGATCTCTACAGGCAGGACACTGGTCAAGTACACAGGTAAGCAGAATGTGTATTGCTCAAACTTAGGATGTTTCTAGCTGACTAATGTCCTAGTTGGTTAAATTGACATTCAGACTGTCTGGCAAGTCTAAATGAAAGtataaactcagaaaacagtcaTAACTGgacttaatttatttaaaaaaatttaacttttttgtccCATAGCCCTGGTGCTACAGATGTTGACAATCATGTTGCACAGAACAAAAAACCTGTACCACattatataaaatgtttgttacaactctaaaaccaacatttaaccaaaataaATGCTAAGTAAATGAAtgtacttgaaaaacaaaaccaaaacagccaATCATTGTTAAGAATTTTGGGGTGCAGCCGAGAAGAAAGACACTGACGCTTCATTTCAACATTCagacaaaaaacaagcaaactgCTGGAAGCTGACTAACTTTATAGAAGTGTTGCGGTTTGAAGATAATTAGAACAATATGATCTggaaatcagaccttgagacaaattagacagaggagcaaatgagcTCCATTCAAGCTTCTATTTGCTGCTGTAgaccttttgtttgtattcatccatttttttaactttaggcaggaccaactgACAGCTGAAGTCTTAATCTGAGTTCATCttatttacttaaactttaatgtgtgcTAGAGACTgaagtgtgtttctttgttcatccgtAAACTGTGTTTCAAAGACTGAGTGTTATGTCTATACATTTATATGTTGGTATTGATCTGCTAAATTTAACTTGTAAACATCCTCATATTGTATAAACCCCGATTTTGAGCATTCCTAGTTAAACTAAGCTAAGAAAtagtgttttatgttcttatgtgggcctttttaatggatttcttgcaggccagtttaaaaggaccaagggccacagttggcccataGGCCATAGCGTGGACACCCtatatatatttactgataGTACAATCTACAATTATGTATGGACGGC contains:
- the cstf1 gene encoding cleavage stimulation factor subunit 1 gives rise to the protein MYRPKPTLKDRQHLYKLIISQLLYDGYTNIANSLINEVKPQSVVSPSEQLMQLAKIGMENDDSAVQYAIGRSDTVAPGVGIDLEFDADVQTMSPEASEYETCYVTSHKGPCRVASYSRDGQLIATGSADASIKILDTERMLAKSAMPIEVMMNETAQQNMENHPVIRTLYDHVDEVTCLAFHPTEQILASGSRDYTLKLFDYSKPSAKRAFKYIQEAEMLRSISFHPSGDFLLVGTQHPTLRLYDVNTFQCFVSCNPLDQHTDTISGVSYNPSANSYVTCSKDGSIKLWDGVSNRCVTTFEKAHDGAEVCSAIFSKNSKYILSSGKDSVVKLWEISTGRTLVKYTGAGLSGRQMHRTQGVFNHTEDYVLLPDERTISLCCWDSRTAERKNLLSLGHNNIVRCIVHSPTNPGFMTCSDDFRARFWYRRTTTD